In Raphanus sativus cultivar WK10039 unplaced genomic scaffold, ASM80110v3 Scaffold2608, whole genome shotgun sequence, the sequence GGTTCAGACTTTAGAGATTCATCATCAATCTTCGTGCACACATGCTATTCTCAATAACAATATTAGTTTACTTTTGTCAATCAggtggaaatatataaaaaaatgtttacacaTTTTGAGTACGAAAAATTActgtaaataattatttgtgcTCCATAACAATATTTTAACCTCGTATCATCTGAAGAAGAATTGAGAGTAACACATAATATTGTGATATTTGTAAATCTTGATAGTGATTCATCATAATAAACTTTGGCCGACAAAGAAAATTATAACcctacaataaatattttttttcctctttttccctctacctttttatttttcatttcatatcaattactctattttagtcactaacatttcatttttttctagcCAAAAGTCAAAACAGTAAAGTTTGCGAATCcgacataaaaagaaaaacaaagagagaaatCTGTAAATTTCCAGAGTCAATTGTTTCCATTCGAATGATTTGGTaagtaaattagtttttttgaCTTTCACCGGTTGTGATTCGAATATTCTGTAGAAACTATTCAgtgaaataataattaaaaaaaattaaagccaTGATCACAGAGAATCTTTCTCTATATAAACGTAAGCCTTGTAGTATCTGGTTTACTCATCTCACTGTATCTGATCCCAACAGCTGTCCTTTGCTCCAAACTGGTTAGTGTCTGATTTCCCTCCCTAGATCTACTCTTCTCCGCACGATACGCAGATCAGATCTTTCTCATCTGGCCCACTCTCAATTGACTTAAAGTCTCCTCCTTTTACTCTTCTGATTCCCGATTTGATTTTACTTATTGTTTGTTGATTCAatcagagagaagaagaagtaacGAACATGCCTCATGGGAAGTTAGAGAAGATGGCATCGATGGATGTTCATCTCCGTCAATTGGTTCCTGGCAAAGTCAGTGAAGACGACAAACTTGTTGAGTACGATGCTCTGCTTCTAGATCGGTTCCTAGATATCCTTCAGGAGTTGCACGGCGAGGATCTTCGTGAAACTGTACGTTTTATGTATAACCCATTTGTCTAAACATCATGAAAGTTACATCTATGTTGACTTTATGAATAAATGTTTTGACTTTATAAAGTTTCTCGATCATGGGTTAGATTAGGTTTTTACATGAAGAAAAATTTGAACTTTTGGGTTTGAATTACTATAACCCATTTGGCTAAAGATCATAAAACTTACATCTAtgataattttatgaataaagcTTTTGACTTTATAAAGTTTCTCGATCACGGGTTAGATCTAGGGGTTTAACCGATGAAAGGTTTGAACTTTTGGTTTGAATTAGTATAACCCATTTGGTTAAAGATCATGAAACTTTTTATCTATGTTGATTTTATGAATAAAGGTTTTGACTTTTTAAGTTTGTTGATCATGGGTTAGCTAAAGATTTGATCTTTATTGTTGTATAGGTGCAAGAGCTGTACGAGCACTCTGCAGAGTACGAAGGGAAGCATGAGCCAAAGAAGCTAGAGGAGCTAGGGAGTGTTCTCACGAGTTTGGATCCAGGAGACTCCATTGTTATCGCCAAAGCCTTCTCTCACATGCTCAACTTGGCTAATCTGGCTGAGGAGGTGCAGATTGCTTACCGCCGTAGGATCAAGAAGCTGAAGAAGGGTGATTTCGTTGATGAGAGCTCTGCTACTACCGAATCTGATCTCGAAGAGACTTTCAAGAAGCTTGTTGGTGATCTCAACAAGTCTCCTGAAGAGATTTTTGATGCTCTCAAGAACCAGACTGTTGATTTGGTTTTGACTGCTCATCCTACTCAGTCTGTGAGAAGATCATTGCTTCAGAAGCATGGCAGGTTAGTTATTTACTTAACCATGGTTCTCGCTTTGGATGGATGTTTTGGTATTAAAGTTGACTTTCTTACAGGATAAGAGACTGTCTGGCTCAACTCTATGCTAAAGATATCACTCCTGATGACAAGCAAGAGCTTGATGAGGCTCTACAAAGAGAGGTATATGCTTCTTCAAAGTATGACTTGTTCTTTTTAATTCAATCCTCAAAATGTAATTATTGATTTGGGAACGGTTCTTTGGATAGATTCAAGCTGCATTCAGAACCGATGAAATCAAAAGAACACCACCAACACCTCAAGATGAGATGAGAGCTGGGATGAGCTACTTCCATGAAACTATCTGGAAAGGTGTTCCTAAGTTTCTTCGTCGTGTAGACACTGCTCTCAAAAACATTGGGATCGAAGAACGTGTCCCATACAATGCACCACTGATCCAGTTCTCCTCTTGGATGGGTGGTGACCGTGATGGTAACCCAAGGGTTACACCTGAGGTCACTAGAGATGTGTGTTTGCTAGCTAGAATGATGGCTGCTACTATGTACTTTAACCAAATCGAAGATCTTATGTTTGAGGTTTGGtttcatttctattttattcCAGTTTAGTGTTAATATGCATGTATTGCCTTTATTCATTTGGTCATGCTTCTATGTGTAGCTGTCTATGTGGCGTTGCAATGATGAGCTGCGTGTGCGTGCTGATGAACTTCACGTAAACAGGAGAAAAGACGCTGCAAAACATTACATAGGTAAGAAAAGAAACCTGACTTGGAGAATCTGTTTATGTAGTTTGTTGTGGTAACTGATCATTCATTGTCTTGCAGAGTTTTGGAAGTCAATCCCACCAACCGAACCATACCGTGTGGTTCTTGGTGACGTAAGGGACAAGCTTTATCACACACGTGAACGAGCTCGCCAACTGCTCAGCAATGGAACATCTGATGTACCTGAAGAAGCTACTTTCAACAACTTGGAAGAGGTAATcacttttttttcaatttagaaTCTTTTTAACTCCCGGTTATGATCTTGGTACTAAACCTATGTGTTTGTTGTGTAGTTTTTGGAACCGCTTGAGCTTTGTTACAGATCGCTATGTTCATGTGGTGACCGTCCAATAGCTGATGGAAGCCTTCTTGATTTTTTGAGGCAAGTCTCAACCTTTGGTCTCTCTCTTGTAAGGCTCGACATAAGGCAAGAATCTGACCGCCACACCGATGTGTTAGACGCTATCACCACCCATTTAGACATTGGATCGTACAGAGAGTGGTCTGAAGAGCGCCGCCAAGAATGGCTTTTGTCTGAGCTAAGTGGCAAACGTCCTCTCTTCGGTTCTGATCTTCCTAAAACAGAAGAAATCGCTGACGTTCTCGACACTTTCCATGTCATCGCTGAGCTACCTTCAGACAGCTTTGGTGCTTACATCATCTCCATGGCTACAGCGCCGTCTGATGTGTTAGCTGTTGAGCTTTTACAGCGTGAGTGCCGAGTGAAACGGCCTTTGAGAGTTGTTCCTCTCTTTGAGAAGCTAGCTGATCTTGAAGCAGCTCCTGCAGCGGTTGCTAGGCTCTTCTCTGTTGACTGGTACAAGAACCGGATCAACGGTAAGCAAGAGGTTATGATCGGTTATTCTGACTCAGGCAAAGATGCTGGACGTTTGTCAGCTGCTTGGCAGTTATACAAAGCTCAAGAAGAGCTTGTGAAGGTTGCTAAAGAGTACGGTGTGAAGCTAACAATGTTTCACGGTCGTGGTGGCACTGTCGGAAGAGGAGGCGGACCGACCCATCTTGCTATATTGTCTCAGCCACCAGATACTATTAACGGCTCCCTCCGTGTCACGGTTCAAGGTGAAGTCATTGAACAATCTTTTGGAGAGGAGCATCTATGCTTCAGAACTCTTCAGCGTTTCACCGCTGCAACACTAGAGCATGGTATGCGTCCTCCAGTTTCTCCTAAACCGGAGTGGCGTGAGTTGCTAGATGAAATGGCGGTTGTTGCAACCGAAGAGTACCGGTCTGTTGTGTTCCAAGAACCTCGCTTTGTCGAGTACTTCCGCCTTGTAAGTACTCAGAATTTCACTCTCCGACATAATGTTAAAACCAATGTTCAAGATGTCACTAAGTAGACGTTTTATATGAGATTATTGATTAGGAGTGTACTGGAGTGATTTTTTGAATGTCTAAAACATTGTTTCGTTTAGGTACagatttttaaacatttaaaacatttaaaacctATGCAGGCTACACCAGAGCTAGAGTATGGTCGTATGAACATAGGAAGCAGACCTTCGAAGAGGAAACCAAGCGGCGGCATTGAGTCTCTCCGTGCCATTCCATGGATCTTTGCTTGGACTCAAACGAGATTCCATCTCCCTGTGTGGCTTGGATTCGGAGGAGCCATCAGACACGTGATTGAAAAGGACGTCAAGAACCTACACATGCTTCAGGACATGTACAAACACTGGCCTTTCTTTAGAGTCACCATTGATCTGATCGAGATGGTGTTTGCTAAAGGAGATCCAGGTATCGCTGCTTTGTACGATAAGCTTCTTGTCTCAGAGGAGCTATGGCCTTTTGGTGACAGACTCAGAGCTAACTTCGAAGAAACCAAGAAACTCGTCCTCCAGgttagaccaaaaaaaacagagctttcttgattttcttgattGGTGACAAAACTCAGAACTAATCGCGTTTCTTGTTTTGCAGACTGCTGGACACAAGGATCTACTTGAAGGAGACCCTTACTTGAAACAGAGACTGAGACTTCGTAACTCTTACATCACCACACTCAATGTCTGCCAAGCTTACACGCTGAAGAGGATCCGTGACCCGAGCTACAATGTGACTCTACGGCCTCACATCTCCAAGGAGATTGCTGAATCCAGCAAAGAACTCATCGAGCTTAACCCGACGAGCGAGTACGCGCCTGGACTCGAAGATACACTCATCTTGACCATGAAGGGTGTCGCTGCTGGTC encodes:
- the LOC130505820 gene encoding phosphoenolpyruvate carboxylase 1, which gives rise to MPHGKLEKMASMDVHLRQLVPGKVSEDDKLVEYDALLLDRFLDILQELHGEDLRETVQELYEHSAEYEGKHEPKKLEELGSVLTSLDPGDSIVIAKAFSHMLNLANLAEEVQIAYRRRIKKLKKGDFVDESSATTESDLEETFKKLVGDLNKSPEEIFDALKNQTVDLVLTAHPTQSVRRSLLQKHGRIRDCLAQLYAKDITPDDKQELDEALQREIQAAFRTDEIKRTPPTPQDEMRAGMSYFHETIWKGVPKFLRRVDTALKNIGIEERVPYNAPLIQFSSWMGGDRDGNPRVTPEVTRDVCLLARMMAATMYFNQIEDLMFELSMWRCNDELRVRADELHVNRRKDAAKHYIEFWKSIPPTEPYRVVLGDVRDKLYHTRERARQLLSNGTSDVPEEATFNNLEEFLEPLELCYRSLCSCGDRPIADGSLLDFLRQVSTFGLSLVRLDIRQESDRHTDVLDAITTHLDIGSYREWSEERRQEWLLSELSGKRPLFGSDLPKTEEIADVLDTFHVIAELPSDSFGAYIISMATAPSDVLAVELLQRECRVKRPLRVVPLFEKLADLEAAPAAVARLFSVDWYKNRINGKQEVMIGYSDSGKDAGRLSAAWQLYKAQEELVKVAKEYGVKLTMFHGRGGTVGRGGGPTHLAILSQPPDTINGSLRVTVQGEVIEQSFGEEHLCFRTLQRFTAATLEHGMRPPVSPKPEWRELLDEMAVVATEEYRSVVFQEPRFVEYFRLATPELEYGRMNIGSRPSKRKPSGGIESLRAIPWIFAWTQTRFHLPVWLGFGGAIRHVIEKDVKNLHMLQDMYKHWPFFRVTIDLIEMVFAKGDPGIAALYDKLLVSEELWPFGDRLRANFEETKKLVLQTAGHKDLLEGDPYLKQRLRLRNSYITTLNVCQAYTLKRIRDPSYNVTLRPHISKEIAESSKELIELNPTSEYAPGLEDTLILTMKGVAAGLQNTG